One Drechmeria coniospora strain ARSEF 6962 chromosome 01, whole genome shotgun sequence genomic region harbors:
- a CDS encoding Mitochondrial division protein 1, whose translation MADQDFHYGFPDDASDDDQPIISTSGLEAFGRKVTTTATHLMGPNAEATAHHYKTAMAEVHKQLKRPSIQRSVFSLANATPTELVRARLSTTEIQHRALSRLPDELLSNIPDNGNSYSLFQGFQASFPELTDEGKKHRHRVSRGRKLLEEGPAGAPEHGPKHLHRLKKERAAMMHEFQLRGIRKSMASSEIHEIDNKIANLHGMRRLILERLAGLEQEEALLEHDVVDVEARLEDAQLLVDEAEAMAGSTPDEEEADLAGDADDHGHDREAGFMSQSVYERLPGSADSTPRRAKKVHRRKSMPILHEHFEAGSGIREIRAHDDEIGAVDFDAPFGVMVTASRDDTVKVWDLNAGRCMGLLEGHAASVRTLQVEDNILATGSADATIKLWDLSRAHYDPQGQQGGKEGEGEDEDAMAFENAEDQPVDPPEGSMDDCALFTLQAHVDEITALHFRGDVLVSGSADKTLRHWDLDKGRCVQTLDVIWATAQASATSAVDGPWRPTGRSQTGVADFVGAVQVFESALACGTADGMVRLWDLRSGQVSRSLVGHTGAVTCLQFNDVHLVTGSLDRSIRIWDLRTGSIYDAYAYDNPITSMMFDARRIVSAAGENVAKVYDKVEGRQWDCGAGVAAAEEGDSPSIVERVRVRDGYLVEGRRDGIVGVWTC comes from the exons ATGGCTGATCAGGACTTCCATTATGGCTTCCCCGATGATGCCTCCGACGACGATCAGCCCATCATCTCG ACcagcggcctcgaggccttTGGTCGcaaggtgacgacgacggcgacgcaccTCATGGGGCCCAACGCAGAGGCGACGGCTCACCACTAcaagacggccatggcggaggTGCACAAGCAGCTCAAGCGGCCGTCGATACAGCGCAGCGTCTTCTCCTTGGCCAACGCGACCCCGACCGAGCTCGTCCGCGCGAGGTTGTCGACGACCGAGATTCAGCACCGCGCCCTGTCCCGGCTGCCGGACGAGCTGCTGTCCAACATTCCGGACAACGGAAACTCGTACTCGCTGTTCCAGGGCTTTCAAGCCAGCTTTCCCGAGCTCACCGACGAGGGCAAAAAACACCGTCACCGGGTGTCGAGGGGGAGAAAGTTGCTTGAGGAGGGTCCGGCGGGTGCTCCCGAGCACGGGCCCAAGCATCTGCACAGGCTCAAGAAGGAAAGGGCCGCCATGATGCACGAGTTCCAGCTCCGCGGGATTCGGAAAAGCATGGCCAGCAGTGAGATTCACGAGATCGACAACAAGATCGCCAACCTCCACGGCATGCGAAGGCTCATCCTCGAGAGGCTCGCCGGgctcgagcaggaggaggctTTGCTGGAACATGACG tcgtcgatgtcgaagCACGGCTGGAGGACGcgcagctgctcgtcgacgaggccgaagccatggccggcagcacgccggacgaggaggaggcggatcttgccggcgatgccgacgaccacGGTCATGACCGCGAGGCCGGCTTCATGTCGCAGTCCGTGTACGAGAGGCTTCCCGGCTCGGCCGACAGCacgccgaggcgggcgaaGAAGGTGCATCGGCGGAAATCGATGCCCATCCTCCACGAGCACTTCGAGGCCGGGTCCGGCATCCGCGAGATCCGagcgcacgacgacgaaatAGGGGCCGTCGACTTTGACGCGCCCTTTGGCGTCATGGTGACGGCATCGCGGGACGATACGGTCAAGGTCTGGGATCTCAACGCGGGACGGTGCATGGGCCTGCTCGAGGGTCACGCGGCCTCGGTCCGCACCCTCCAGGTGGAGGATAACATCCTCGCGACGGGATCCGCCGACGCAACCATCAAGCTGTGGGATCTGAGCAGGGCCCACTACGATCCCCAGGGCCAGCAGGGCGGCAAGGAGggtgagggcgaggacgaggacgccatGGCTTTCGAGAACGCCGAGGACCAGCCGGTCGACCCGCCCGAGGGCAGCATGGACGACTGCGCACTCTTCACGCTGCAGGCTCACGTGGACGAGATTACGGCCCTTCACTTTCGCGGCGATGTCCTCGTGTCCGGCTCGGCGGACAAGACGCTCCGGCACTGGGATCTCGACAAGGGGCGGTGCGTGCAGACGCTGGACGTCAtctgggcgacggcgcaggcctcggcgacgagcgccgtcgacggcccctGGCGACCGACGGGGCGATCGCAgacgggcgtcgccgacttCGTCGGAGCCGTCCAGGTGTTCGAGTCGGCGCTCGCCTGCGgcacggccgacggcatggTCCGGTTGTGGGATCTCCGAAGCGGACAGGTTTCccgcagcctcgtcggccacacGGGGGCCGTGACTTGCCTGCAGTTCAACGACGTTCACCTCGTCACCGGCAGCCTCGACAGGAGTATCCGG ATATGGGATCTGCGAACGGGATCCATCTACGACGCGTACGCGTACGACAACCCGATTACGAGCATGATGTTCGACGCGCGCAGGATCGTCAGCGCCGCGGGCGAGAACGTGGCCAAGGTGTACGACAAGGTCGAGGGTCGGCAGTGGGACTGCGGCGCCGGtgtcgcggcggccgaggagggggaTAGCCCATCGATTGTCGAGCGCGTTCGGGTCCGGGACGGgtacctcgtcgagggcagGCGGGACGGTATCGTGGGCGTGTGGACGTGTTAG
- a CDS encoding Chorismate mutase, AroQ class, eukaryotic type, producing the protein MDSVVDMADASKALDLSRIRFQLIRLEDTITFHLIERVQFALNKTIYTPGAIRIPDSDLSFFDWYFSQQEKLQSLIRRYESPDEYPFFPTAVQKPLLKPLNYPRILHRNDVNVNAKIKHFYIEKFLPAVCPDFGRADRGESQENYGSTATSDFACLQALSRRIHYGKFVAESKFRSDVDKYTRLIRAGDRQGIAESITNSAVEQTILERLRLKAMTYGTDPSTPDGTEGPAKINVNAVVSMYKDFVIPLTKEVEVEYLMQRLEPDDSS; encoded by the exons ATGGACTcggtcgtcgacatggcggACGCCAGCAAAGCCCTGGATCTTTCGCGCATCCGATTCCAGCTCAT TCGTCTGGAGGACACCATCACCTTTCACCTCATCGAACGAGTGCAGTTTGCGCTGAACAAG ACCATCTACACACCCGGCGCGATCCGCATCCCCGACAGTGACCTGAGCTTCTTCGACTGGTATTTTTCTCAGCAGGAGAAGCTTCAGTCCTTGATCCGGCGCTACGAGTCACCGGACGAATACCCCTTCTTCCCCACGGCGGTGCAGAAGCCGTTGCTCAAGCCGCTCAACTACCCGCGGATCCTGCACCGCAACGACGTCAACGTCAACGCCAAGATCAAGCATTTCTACATTGAAAAGTTCCTGCCCGCCGTCTGCCCCGACTTTGGCCGCGCCGACCGGGGAGAGTCGCAGGAGAACTACggatcgacggcgacgtccgACTTTGCTTGCCTGCAGGCGCTGTCGCGGAGAATCCACTACGGCAAGTTTGTTGCCGAGTCCAAGTTCCGgtccgacgtcgacaagTACACCCGCCTCATCCGGGCCGGCGACCGCCAAGGGATCGCCGAATCCATCACCAattcggccgtcgagcagacCATCCTCGAGCGGCTGCGCCTCAAGGCCATGACCTACGGCACGGACCCATCCACGCCGGACGGCACCGAGGGGCCGGCCAAGATCAACGTGAACGCCGTGGTGTCCATGTACAAGGATTTTGTCATTCCCCTGACGAAGGAGGTCGAGGTGGAATATCTGATGCAAAGGTTGGAACCGGACGATTCGTCTTGA